One Trichosurus vulpecula isolate mTriVul1 chromosome 7, mTriVul1.pri, whole genome shotgun sequence genomic region harbors:
- the LOC118858593 gene encoding vomeronasal type-1 receptor 1-like, protein MVSSELIFGVAFFFQCAIGLVGNSLLLMLYICISFKKPQQKKSMDLILAHLTLANMVTLFTRGIPEILFCFGMRYFLDDLWCKALMYIYRISRGLSVCTTSLLSMFQALVISPHNSMWASIKVRAPKYILHYFLFFWVTNALIYIRVIELTEAIKNDTISTYRYASHIFVVKSNEGDGQLTAAFMFGMTLHDLIFHFLMGLSSTHMVLLLYRHSKQVKHIYSNSHSPRSFPEVKATQTILLLVTCFVLFYWLNNCITLYETFHIEKDVKLETIATFFGGCYPALCPLLLIGSESRIPKFHCMHGKAKRPHKDFMDGFVSP, encoded by the coding sequence ATGGTATCTAGTGAGCTGATCTTTGGTGTGGCATTCTTCTTTCAGTGTGCCATTGGTCTTGTAGGCAATTCACTGCTGCTCATGCTCTATATTTGTATCTCCTTCAAAAAGCCTCAACAGAAGAAGTCCATGGATTTGATTCTTGCTCATTTGACTTTGGCCAATATGGTAACACTTTTCACCAGAGGCATCCCAGAAatcctgttttgttttgggatGAGATATTTTTTAGATGATTTATGGTGTAAGGCACTCATGTACATTTACAGAATTTCCCGGGGACTTTCTGTCTGCACAACAAGTCTTCTGAGTATGTTCCAGGCTCTCGTCATCAGTCCCCACAACTCTATGTGGGCAAGTATCAAAGTCAGAGCCcctaaatatattttacattatttcctctttttttgggtCACCAACGCACTGATCTACATTAGAGTCATTGAACTCACTGAAGCAATCAAAAATGACACAATTTCTACCTATCGTTACGCCTCACATATTTTCGTAGTAAAATCAAACGAAGGTGATGGTCAGCTTACTGCTGCATTTATGTTtggtatgactcttcatgaccttatctTTCACTTCCTTATGGGCTTGTCCAGTACCCACATGGTGCTTCTCCTCTATAGACATAGCAAGCAAGTGAAGCATATTTATAGCAATAGTCATTCCCCTAGATCCTTCCCTGAGGTCAAGGCCACACAGACCATCCTCTTGCTTGTaacctgttttgttttattctattgGCTCAACAACTGCATCACCTTATATGAAACTTTTCATATTGAAAAAGACGTTAAGTTGGAAACCATTGCCACCTTTTTTGGTGGATGTTATCCTGCCCTCTGTCCCTTATTGCTTATTGGCAGTGAGAGTCGTATCCCAAAGTTTCATTGTATGCATGGAAAGGCAAAAAGACCTCATAAGGATTTTATGGATGGATTCGTCAGTCCATGA